gtaaagcttggggatggggataAAtaattgtgtgcgctgttcttaaaactaGGGGTggcaaaaagcatggtttgacattttttatatatttattaaggactgtctcatattcacatgcactgcggctcctgaagtattgattttgtaacagaattggaaaaaatggctcatctcactatttcagttgcaaACCCTGTTTTAGCCCTTCCTTCCCTGTATGTGACTTTACAGGCTTCAGGATCCTTATTCTTCCTTTTTTACTGTAACTCCTAATCACAGGGGAGCGCTGTAAAATAAAGCTTTACTAAAATAAAGTTTATTAAAAGTAAACTAACTCATTGATATGAAGGTTGGGAACATCAAAGGTTAATCAAAAAAAGAGTCTTGTTTTAAAGGTATTGTAGCCAGTCAGGAGGGATGGAACTGCAGGAAGTTTTGGATATATGATCtgtatttcaaaactggcagtctCTGGTTCAGTAACACATCCATCTCGTCATACACCGATTTAAAATAAGTTTGACTATCACCTGCTAATGACGGTTCTTTCCATGATTATTACACATTTCTCAATGTCACTGTGACCCTCAAAGAAAATTATGCATTTAACATAAGCACATCCCAGATCCAGGTTATCTCCACAATTACAGAATATTATCATCTCTTGTTCATGGATATAATTATCATCTCTTGTTCATGtatgtactttaaaaataaatatataaatctaATTTACAGGGCTTGAGCTCCGTGAAGGGATACTTTCTCGCAACAGCAGGTGCCACATACGTATATATTACCTGGGCCACGCTGTTACCAATACATGCAATACACAGAATTTAGCTGTAGACTGTCAAACAGAACTTCGTTTCTTAAATAATCCTTAAATttatccttttatttaaaaagaaagcttCCCTTTCTATGATTGTTCTTTTCGCTTGTCTTTTCCATCCAAATGGATCTCGATCCAGAGTCATGAATATACTACTTCCAAATATCTGGCACAAGACCTCTTGTTGAAACAAACATAGTGCCTCTTAATTGCAAGCAttatttgtgggttttttccaaGAGAAACTGTACGTGCAGAGGAGAAATACGTATCTTTTTAGACTGCAATCCATCTGACAACTGTCACGTAACATAAAACTAATATTCCAAATACTTCACACGAGAGAAGGAAAGCAAATGTAGTATGCCCAACAGACATTTCCAAGCTGCAGGTATGGAGACCTCGAGGTTTCAGCATGGTCTATGAGCTGAACATAAAAAGTATCTTTTGCTATTAAATTACACTCTTACTTTTCCTTTGCCTTCAATAGTGTAAGCAAATTTTGTTGAACAAATTAGGTTTAAAATTTCAACTTATGAAAGCAATATAGTCTTATTAAGCAACCTACTTAGCTGGAAGAATGATATGAAAATGCAACAAGAGCTTCACCAATAATGACAAGCAAAAGGGAAGGGAGAGAATATTTCATGATAAGCACAGAAAAGCTTATGCTGGTTTCcttaaaataatggaactaaattaacTATAAGCCTAAAAACTCTATTTGGTAAAAAATCTGATATCCCAAGTGCCTGGCACCATGACCTGACAGCTCCCTTGAAATACCCTTGGGTGAGGTCAAGAGATGCAACTAGTGGGATCAACTCACCAACAACAGACAGGACACAGAAAAAacacttgggccatgtctacactacacttttcaggaggggcatggtaatgagccacaattggcagatgccaatgaggcactgccatgaatatgcattgcctcattaccatattgCCAGCTGCACGCagttcgaaagtgccactttcgaatcgcgcgccgcctgtgtagacgggggcctttcaaaaggaccctcccagaatttgaaagccccttcttcctaaaaccaattATCCATGAGCAGTGCACGATtcaaaaatcagcacttttgaacgGCATGCGGCTGACATTATGGtaaggaggcactgcatattcagggcagtgcctctttagcatttgTCGATATGgcttgttaccatgccccttgcgaaaggaaggggctagtgtagacatagcccagttgAAATTGCACTGACATCTACAACACATAACAAATCCTCATGTGTGTTAGAAGAGGGCACGGGAATAAGACTATATATACAGTTATGTGAAAATGCAAAATGTCTTTGTTTAGGGGGATCACCATGATGTATGTCAATTTTTGTATGCAAGATAAACAAACCCTTTATAGATTACTGTTCAAACACATAATGGAATTTTTAACCAAAATCATCTGAAATTACTTTAAACTGCCAAATATCACTAACGTGCTGAGAATACATTTGGGGTGTTTGGAGTAATCATATTAATGTTCAACTTGTGTATTAAAATTACAAGTCAGTCACATGTCTTAGTATATGAGAGTGAGAACACGTATCTTTGAAATAAAGGGCAAGAGTGGTTTGGAGAACTGTTGTGTACCTGTTCATAGCCACAATAAACAGGATCTGCAATTCACAGACTGCAATCTGGTTCAATTCTCCAGAGGATACGTTCGAGGTATTTCCATGTTTTTGTAATATGGAGTTATAGCACTGGACTATATTACAGAGTCACTGTGCCATATTAGGAATTTGAAAGGGAAAGGATATTAAAAATAAGACTGGTTAGAAAAAATTCCTAGTAAACTTTCACCAGTTTTTAGCACTTTTTCAGCACTGAACGTTTGCTATAGGGATCTTTTTCTGTTACCTCTTCTGTTTTGATTATACTAGGCAAGGTTAGAGTCCAGTGTATCAGAAACTATACTATTTCTGGGTGTACAGTGTTCCAGCACCAACAAAATGTCACTCCCTGACATGCTGCTAGGGACAGTGGTCACAAAATATTCACATCTTCACTGATGGGGCTCTTCAACAGTTCAAAGACAAGTGAGGCAGCCTGAATGCCCTGCTTATCTGCAAGATAGGGATAGGGTGCCCGCTCCAGACAGAACCACTCTTGGTCTAGCTCAGCCAAGAAGCGTACAACTTATAAGAAGTCTCATTTTCAAGCTTTGCAAATATAGtcaaaaagcagattaaaaggaAGAGACACTTTAAAATAGAGAAACATGAAGCTAACAACCTAATACTCTAAACATTTAGCTCCAACACCACAGGCAGAGTTCTTCAGAGATTATTGTTGTTTGCTTACCTGATGTGACCAATCAGTTCAATCAACTTGTGGCTAAAGAAGTAGGCAGTCAGCTCAGACACATGGCTCAAGACAGAACAGACGCCAAAGAGGGTGGTAGTGCCATTCAGGTCTTCCAAGTGCCAGTAGAGAAATGTGAATACAAACCCATACCCAAACCCCATAAACCAAGCCACAAACAGCACAGACCCATACTGTATGCTGCAAAGGAGCTTTATCAGTTCCCAAAAACTGAATGACTGAGTCTGGCTTATGCTGCTGGGGGTATCGTCAGAAGATTCAGTGGAGACATTTCCATCCACTTGTGGGATCTCTACCTCCTTCCTCTTGTTTTCATCTTCTTTGTAGTGGTTATAATGGAATCGGAACTGGGTGGCCACAATAAACGCCACTGACATTAGTACACCAAACACTATGAAAACAATCCTGTAGTTCTTGTATTCAGGAGCTTTACACCCCAGACCTTCAATGATAACCTCGATACGGGTATAGTCTATACCAATGCCCACCGATAGCATGGCCAGTCCCCACCCCAGGGAACCCCACATGCGCTGCAAGCCATAGCGATCCCTGTGTTTGCCAAGGTACTGGAGAGTCACGGTGTCCACAATGGTAACAGAGGAGGCACTGAAAAACTCTCCTATAATGACAACCAAGAGAATGAGTAGAAAGATAGCTTCTACTTCTTGATTATCATAAACCAGCATGACGTGGTCAAAAGACACTGGCTTCGTGGTGACGAGAGGTGGCACCGTAGGGTGGGTCATATttcctggggaagtggtggtATTCCTTGAAATAAAATTTGTATTGTTGTTATCCAACGCAAGGTCTCCATCTCTGGTCCCAGCAGAAAATGAAAACGATTCCAAAGGTGGAGGACTGTTAGCTGACAGGCTCCGTTTCCCACGACCTTTTTGGATTGTAGCACTAGCTGTAGTTAAGAGAGCAGACATGGAGGCATTTTGTGGCAGTGATGTTGAAAGGTGGCTGGCATTGGAGGGATGTGGTGGCGGTGGGACCTTTGGTACGCATCTTAAAGTAGCTGGTCTAACAAATCCAACACCCAGGTTAAATAAAATCCAACATAAAAGCGAAAAGAGGAGGAcaactttcccttttttaaagcgATCTGCCACGACTCCCcagaaaggagcactgcagaattCAATGAAGTACCTAATACCCACTAAAAGTCCACTCTGACTAGGTGACATGCCCAGCTGTTTGTAATACACAGGAAGCAATGGGTAAAGggatccataggcagaataaaagaaaaaataaaagaccTTGGAGATCAGAAGATCATTGTTTATTTTGACACAGTGCCTTTCTAGCCAGTCTAGCTCCTCATCTGGGATAGTGGTGGTCTCAGTTGAAGGAGTCTCATTTTGGGGCTGAGGATCTTGCTCCTTGGAAATTCCATTGAAAGGATCAGCAAGCACATACTTTCTCTTCTGCTCTTCTTCATCATCAGTTAAAATGGCAACTTTATCATCGGCTGCCATAGTTCACCATGAGCGTCTGATACTCAGTGCTCTCCCCAGTGACTGCAGTGATCCTGTAgggcaaaggaaaaaaagactgCAGTTAGAGCACAACACAGAGACAGAGGTGCAATCCTGGAAGGTCAGGCACTATggaatttaggaaaaaaaaaaaaaaaaggagagagagaggttcaGACTTACAAGCCCTGCCCCATAAATACTGTGGGAACTGAGGCAAGAAAAACATGGTATTTAACCACCAATTCATTTTTGCTAGACAATAAGCGCAATTATGAAAACGTGGATTTAGTGATTGACACGGTCATGACTCATAGCAACCTATATTCCGGCATCAGTTCTGTAACTCATTGCAATAACTGTTCTTTACACTTGTTACAGGAGACACTTTCAAAGGCACACATCGAAACTAGAAATTGTGTGACATGTGCCTTATGCCTTAGAAATTTCCCCCTTCAAATCTTGGGCTTTCCTGAGAATCTAACTCCAATATTTATGTAAGCAGTGCTGTAACCATAGAACAGGGAATGAAGTGACTTAGGGAACAAGTGATGAGATACGGAGCTTTTCTTCACCAGACACATCCATTCCAGCCCTACACTTGCAACCTACACAAAATTATTTGAGCTCCCTctgtggtctgattttcagaaatgctgatcaCCTACAATTTCGGCTGAAGTTATTGGGAGTGTGGTTGTTCAGGACTtctggaagaaagaaaaataagggCCCCTTAGTTCCTAATGGGCAAGTAGTTGCATCATAAAAATCATCCCACAATTAGGTTGTAAGCTTCAGTAGGTAGAGGAAAGGACTGAACAGACATGGGACTAAACTAATCTTTTATCCCGTCACATCAAGGCTCAGAAATACAGGAGGGATCGGGAGAAAATTTTTATGGTTCATTCTGTGGAGACACAGTGGACTTTAGGAAGGTCAGTCCTGTACCTTTTcacaaataattcatttaaaaaacttTAAAACCTCCAAAAATTAGATTTTGGTGTTAAGAACATCTTTCATAACCAAGGTGCTCATCAAAGATCTTACTAATGGAGTTAGTTTTTTGTAATTGTCCTTACTGGGAACAAAGCACTGCCCTCTTACAAAGAAGTGCAGTCTCTTCATTTTTGGCTACCAAGTTGGAGACACATTCCATTCATTTGAGGTTTTGTGGCATTAATATTTGTAAACTAAACCTGGAAGAAATTAGAATAGCaaattatgtaaatattttatcctaaataaatatttcagtgcATGTTTCTGAGTAAGCCAAGACATGCCACAAAACAATTTAACATAAATATTTAATAGAGACACTCTTGCCTGAAGCATTGTATTTTTGTCTTTTCAATATGGATCAATTCACATTTCGAACCAAAAGTTTAATGACTACGTTTTAATTATAGAGATTTCAAGTTCTTTTGGGTTGCTGATAAACTGTTATACTGACATTTATTGGACGTCATAATACTTACGTTCTGAATTATACGTTTCTCCCGTGATTCCTTCTATATTTTCGAAGAAACTGAACTTCCTGGTTTCAAAAAGCTGCAAAGCCCACATAAGATTCCAGTCTCCTAATATTTTACAATCACACTGGAAAGCTTAGTTTTACTTGATTATAAATTCATTCTTGACTGAAATAAAAAGCGAGATTATCCTTTTAAATAATCTGATTATAGGTGGGAATTTTCTCCAAAACATCAAGGACAATAATGCCGCATCTACACtcgcaagttcttttgaaagaaattcttccagaagatctcttcaagaaaaaaaaaaaaaaaaaaagaatcttttgaaagagcacatccacaaaaaaaagcacacacacacacaaaaaaaatcaatcctctcaagagagagcgtccacacagcccccactcctgtgaaagaacaggccagggatcaaaaaaaaaaaaaaaaaaaaaaaaaaatcaggcaccatgtggactgctgttttgaaaaaagacacacacacacacacacacacacacacacacacacggtgtctacacactttttcggagagaatctttcagaaaaaggtgctcttcttcatctgggagaggaaaagggctgccagaaaaagtgatgttttctttcaatttcagatcaaaatagcacattttgcgtgtagacgctccacaggttctttcagaaaaggcacggttttttcgaaagaacttgctagtgtagatgcagcctaactgaAACGGGATGAAGTCTAAAAGGTTTCTTTTTAACCCAATAGTACTCATTAGTCTTTTTCTATTTAAGTTCTGTTCCATATTAAACTAATGTGTACTAGgagttttaaaaataactataaaGATGTAGACAGCCTGTCAGATGAATTAACAGGagcactggatgatcaagatgctaaaggagtgCTCAAGCAA
This portion of the Carettochelys insculpta isolate YL-2023 chromosome 8, ASM3395843v1, whole genome shotgun sequence genome encodes:
- the MFSD6 gene encoding major facilitator superfamily domain-containing protein 6, with protein sequence MAADDKVAILTDDEEEQKRKYVLADPFNGISKEQDPQPQNETPSTETTTIPDEELDWLERHCVKINNDLLISKVFYFFFYSAYGSLYPLLPVYYKQLGMSPSQSGLLVGIRYFIEFCSAPFWGVVADRFKKGKVVLLFSLLCWILFNLGVGFVRPATLRCVPKVPPPPHPSNASHLSTSLPQNASMSALLTTASATIQKGRGKRSLSANSPPPLESFSFSAGTRDGDLALDNNNTNFISRNTTTSPGNMTHPTVPPLVTTKPVSFDHVMLVYDNQEVEAIFLLILLVVIIGEFFSASSVTIVDTVTLQYLGKHRDRYGLQRMWGSLGWGLAMLSVGIGIDYTRIEVIIEGLGCKAPEYKNYRIVFIVFGVLMSVAFIVATQFRFHYNHYKEDENKRKEVEIPQVDGNVSTESSDDTPSSISQTQSFSFWELIKLLCSIQYGSVLFVAWFMGFGYGFVFTFLYWHLEDLNGTTTLFGVCSVLSHVSELTAYFFSHKLIELIGHIRVLYIGLACNTARYIYISYLENAWTVLPMEVLQGVTHAAIWAACISYLSAAVPPELRTSAQGILQGLHLGLGRGCGAMIGGVLVNYLGAAATFRGIGMACLVILLLFALIQWLAVPDEEEEKTMLAERIPVPSSPVPIATIDLIQQQSEDIMPRTEPRLPPKKTKHQEEQEDVNKPAWGISSSPWVTLAYAVYQIKEMVQLSKSNLVTENQPLQKASENQSTPEANLTEQPPNLRNTDESRDSATPTATLNSQTDPEPPSVGSVSVGQ